A genomic segment from Aegilops tauschii subsp. strangulata cultivar AL8/78 chromosome 1, Aet v6.0, whole genome shotgun sequence encodes:
- the LOC109754721 gene encoding uncharacterized protein yields the protein MAPEEKSHSQPVRAWSWSSIPLDLAGLVLRLLRSYANRARFAAVWFARGGTVVAEKKPNLQPPALSWSSIPLDLAGLVLRLLPAHADRARFASVCLQWRAAARQQLLPRPLPLLALPDGTFYSLPYTKPFRFPGCGFAGYQSACGSWLVFPRDDGCFLVDPFSRETVTLPPLSSVRLRPPNAVAKWSYEHGAKVADPYVTWMHMKDSDKLHISKLVVCSPNLVAALVGIGYTSQILMCQPGALSWSVRAYDRCKRFEDMSFYQGKLYALTKGENLLVVNISDDHCTGDPQVSRIGQVIKGDPWYSIAFTNNAMLCKKLYLVESCGALLMVRRTIVCRIPEPGLYSEAVAGWSAFEVFKADFEHSRWISVSTVGANQVLFLGRRCSRAVSLSQYGVLGDQISFLDDDEENRMEYGYDKENASFGTYDIRSGGFSSVHPEISWKRCDEMRLAAWLFPHD from the exons ATGGCGCCAGAGGAGAAATCACACTCGCAGCCGGTGCGGGCGTGGTCGTGGTCGTCCATCCCGCTCGACCTGGCCGGCCTGGTGCTCCGCCTGCTCCGCTCGTACGCCAACCGCGCCCGCTTCGCCGCGGTGTGGTTCGCACGGGGAG GGACGGTGGTGGCAGAGAAGAAACCCAACTTGCAGCCGCCGGCGCTGTCGTGGTCGTCCATCCCGCTCGACCTGGCCGGCCTGGTGCTCCGCCTGCTCCCCGCGCACGCCGACCGTGCCCGCTTCGCGTCAGTGTGCCTGCAGTGGCGTGCCGCCGCGAGGCAGCAGCTGCTGCCACGGCCACTGCCGCTGCTTGCGCTCCCTGATGGCACCTTCTACAGCCTCCCCTATACCAAGCCCTTCCGTTTCCCTGGCTGCGGCTTCGCCGGGTACCAAAGTGCCTGCGGCAGCTGGCTTGTCTTCCCCCGCGACGACGGGTGCTTCCTGGTCGATCCCTTCTCTAGGGAAACAGtgacgctccctcctctctccagCGTCCGACTCCGGCCTCCAAATGCAGTCGCCAAATGGTCGTATGAGCATGGGGCAAAAGTAGCTGACCCTTATGTCACATGGATGCATATGAAGGACTCAGACAAGCTGCACATAAGTAAGCTAGTCGTGTGCTCACCAAATCTTGTTGCTGCCCTTGTCGGCATTGGATACACAAGTCAGATTCTAATGTGCCAGCCAGGGGCCTTGTCGTGGTCAGTACGTGCGTACGATCGGTGCAAGAGGTTTGAAGACATGTCATTCTACCAGGGCAAGCTCTACGCCCTCACCAAAGGTGAGAACCTTCTTGTGGTGAACATCAGCGACGACCATTGCACCGGGGATCCACAGGTTTCTCGTATTGGACAAGTCATCAAGGGTGATCCATGGTATTCAATTGCGTTCACCAACAACGCTATGCTCTGCAAGAAGCTCTACCTGGTTGAATCCTGTGGGGCACTGCTGATGGTACGCAGGACAATTGTGTGCCGGATTCCTGAACCTGGGCTGTATAGTGAAGCTGTTGCTGGATGGAGTGCGTTTGAGGTTTTCAAGGCTGACTTTGAGCATTCACGGTGGATTAGTGTGTCAACCGTGGGGGCTAACCAGGTGTTGTTTCTAGGGCGAAGGTGCTCCAGGGCTGTGTCCTTGTCTCAGTATGGGGTCCTGGGTGATCAGATCTCGTTCTTGGATGACGATGAGGAAAATCGTATGGAGTATGGCTATGACAAGGAGAACGCTTCTTTTGGCACCTATGACATAAGATCTGGCGGGTTCAGTTCTGTTCACCCAGAGATCTCATGGAAGCGTTGCGATGAAATGCGTCTGGCAGCATGGCTCTTCCCTCATGACTGA
- the LOC141039165 gene encoding uncharacterized protein, whose translation MSLLCWNCRGAGKPATVKELCDMTRQYAPSILCILETQIEGSRVENLSGTLGFNNSFAVSSSGRSGGLRIFWNDSIKVEVSGYSEYHIDFDVIVDDLVGIKSRVTFVYGEAQVNERYKTWDMLRGIAGTSTLPWAVVGDFNEVIHGYEHDGVGNRSQAQMDAFRDALDTCGLMDIGYTGNKWTFERKVTGGTFTRVRLDRCVATSEWLLSYPDAILEHKNAASSDHSALLLRVDVHACRAGPRSFKYELMWERDPSLFECVRDGWKATAADSVHALKDKLGGLAAGLSTWDRETFGSVRQEKKKSKGAAGYAPFAADKGGSVARGSEDN comes from the coding sequence ATGAGTCTCCTCTGCTGGAACTGCCGCGGGGCTGGCAAGCCCGCGACAGTGAAAGAGCTTTGTGATATGACGAGGCAATATGCCCCTTCTATTCTTTGTATCTTAGAAACACAGATAGAAGGCTCACGTGTCGAGAATTTATCCGGTACTTTAGGATTCAATAATAGCTTTGCTGTTAGTAGCTCTGGTAGAAGTGGTGGTTTGAGAATTTTTTGGAATGATTCAATAAAAGTGGAAGTTTCTGGTTACTCAGAGTATCATATTGACTTTGACGTGATTGTTGATGATTTGGTTGGAATAAAATCTAGAGTGACTTTTGTGTATGGGGAAGCTCAGGTAAACGAGAGATACAAAACATGGGATATGCTAAGAGGCATTGCTGGGACAAGCACCCTACCCTGGGCTGTAGTTGGAGATTTTAATGAGGTGATACATGGCTATGAGCATGATGGTGTGGGCAACAGAAGTCAAGCTCAGATGGACGCGTTTCGAGACGCACTCGATACATGTGGTCTGATGGATATTGGCTATACAGGGAACAAGTGGACCTTCGAGAGGAAAGTGACTGGGGGCACCTTCACCCGAGTTCGTCTTGACAGGTGCGTTGCCACCTCAGAATGGTTGCTTTCCTATCCAGATGCCATACTTGAGCACAAGAATGCTGCTTCATCTGATCACTCGGCACTTCTGCTTAGGGTCGACGTGCATGCATGTAGGGCGGGGCCCAGGAGTTTTAAATACGAATTGATGTGGGAAAGGGATCCCAGCCTGTTTGAATGTGTGCGTGATGGATGGAAAGCGACGGCTGCGGATTCTGTGCATGCACTAAAGGACAAGCTGGGAGGATTAGCGGCCGGTCTATCCACCTGGGATCGGGAGACTTTTGGAAGTGTGCGCCAGGAGAAAAAAAAATCTAAAGGGGCAGCTGGATATGCTCCGTTCGCAGCCGACAAGGGCGGCTCCGTCGCACGTGGAAGTGAAGATAACTGA